GAGTAGATAGCCGTCGGCATCGTACTCGGCGAGTTCCGCGTCGAGCGCGGCGAGGTCCGGATCCATGGCGAAATTTCGACGGTGGCGACCAAAACGATGGCGTCTCGCGGTCGGGAGCGTTATGAGGCCGCCACCGCAGCCCTCCGTATGGATTTCCTCCCTATCGGCGACTACGGCGTCGTCGGCAACCTCGAAACCTGTGCGCTCGTCGGACGCGACGGGACGGTCGACTGGTGGTGTCTCCCCCACGTCGAGTCGTCGAGCGTCTTCGCCGGCATCCTCGACCCGGACGTGGGCGGGCAGTTCACGATTCAGCCCACCGGCGAGTTCGAGAGTGATCAGGAGTACATTGAGCGGACGAACGTGCTCGAAACGGCTTTCACGACCGAATCGGGCACGGCGACTGTCACCGACTTCATGCCGGTCGTCGGCGAGCAACAGACCCTCGACATCGCCGAGAATACCCTCTATCGGCGCGTCGAGTGCGAATCGGGGTCCGTGGAGATCGAGACGACCTTCGCGCCACGCTTCGACTACGCACGCGCCGAGACGACCGTCGAGACGGTCGATGGCGGCGTTCTCGCACACGGCAACGGCGAGGAGCTGTTCTGTCAGAGTGAGGCCACATTCGACATCGAGGACGGGACGGCGACCGGAACGGCCGATCTCGACGAGGGCGACGTTGTCTGGATCATCTGTCAGTACGGCGAGCGCGAGCGCCTTGACCGCAGGGAAGCAGAGGCGATGCGAGAGGCAACCGTCGAGTTCTGGAAGGGTTGGGTCCATCACTGTACGGATTCGGAGCGCTGTCTGTTCTACGGGCCGTGGCACGACCTCGTGATTCGCGCGGAACTCGTACTCAAGATGTTGATGCGCCGCGAGACCAGCGCCATCGCCGCCGCGCCGACGACCTCGCTGCCCGAGGAAATCGGTGGCGAGCGCAACTGGGACTATCGGTTCAACTGGATTCGGGATGCGGCGTTCACCGTGCAGGCGCTCCACGAACTCGGCCACGCCGCGGAGGTCGAGGACTTCTTCGAGGAGTGTCTCGACCGCATCGTCGATGGCGAGTCGGGCCGCGTCGAACAGCCCTTCTACGGGGTCGACGGCGAGGATCTCCCCGACGAGGAGGAACTCGACCACCTCGCCGGCTATCGCCACTCCTCGCCGGTGCGCATCGGCAACGCGGCTGGCGACCAGCGCCAGCTCGACGTCTACGGCGAACTCGTCTTGGCGATTCACGAGACCACCCAGTACGGCGAGACCCTGACCGAGGAGAACTGGGACGTACTCAGGGACGTCATCGACCACGTTTGCGAGGTCTGGGACGAACCGGGCTACGGCATCTGGGAGGACCGGGCCGACCCGAAACAGTTCGTCTACTCGAAGGTGATGTGCTGGGCCGCCATCGACCGGGCGCTGACGATGGCCGCGGCGACCGACTACGAGGCCCCGACCGAC
This region of Halococcus sediminicola genomic DNA includes:
- a CDS encoding glycoside hydrolase family 15 protein, with the translated sequence MDFLPIGDYGVVGNLETCALVGRDGTVDWWCLPHVESSSVFAGILDPDVGGQFTIQPTGEFESDQEYIERTNVLETAFTTESGTATVTDFMPVVGEQQTLDIAENTLYRRVECESGSVEIETTFAPRFDYARAETTVETVDGGVLAHGNGEELFCQSEATFDIEDGTATGTADLDEGDVVWIICQYGERERLDRREAEAMREATVEFWKGWVHHCTDSERCLFYGPWHDLVIRAELVLKMLMRRETSAIAAAPTTSLPEEIGGERNWDYRFNWIRDAAFTVQALHELGHAAEVEDFFEECLDRIVDGESGRVEQPFYGVDGEDLPDEEELDHLAGYRHSSPVRIGNAAGDQRQLDVYGELVLAIHETTQYGETLTEENWDVLRDVIDHVCEVWDEPGYGIWEDRADPKQFVYSKVMCWAAIDRALTMAAATDYEAPTDEWESVRGDIEERVLDEGFDEEMNSFTRSFETDNVDASLLRLPVVGFLEPDDDRIVGTIEAVQDHLATEDGLVYRYDTDDGLDGEENPFVLCSFWLVDALALAGRREEARNLYEDVLEHATSLGLFAEQIDEETGEQRGNFPQAFSHLGLINSAIYVSEGADPRTPTPIGVDAPDSTS